The region TAGTAATCATCAAAACTTACTTCAACTTCTATACCAAACTGCTGACTGAGCTGATACATACCTAAAAGTTTCAGACCCAAGTATTCACTGATTTTGCCTGTGGTTCTTGGAGGAAATGTAAGGAAAGCAATGATATTGAAGTCGTATATGTTTATGTGTATGCAAGGACGGAGCTGAAAAGATAAGCTATCTGTCCAGAGGGATTTAAAAAGTAAGAAATCTACTCCTATTCCAACAGGCTCTACAATCTTAGTCCCAGCGTATGTTGATAACTCTTTTGATAAGGTATGTACAATCCAAGTAAGATCACTACTAGTTAAATAGATGAGAACACTTGGTATACCAATTCCGGCAAACCATCCATTACCTAATAATCCACCTTGTGAGTTATTTATATACCTAAAGGCTAGGGAGGGGTATACTACAAAAGAGGGATCGGAAAAGTAAGATATAATATTTAGAGATATCAAGAATCTCCCCGGTATGTGAACTTCCTCAAGTCTCTGTTCAATTACCTTCCTATACTCAACCGCTATTGTTTCATCATATTTTGGTATAACTTTGTAAACACCGCTCTTGAAGTCTTCAACGACACTATCAATAGTCTCAAATATTCTACCAGTGTCATATTCAAATTGGTATTCCTTAGTTATTTTAACACTTCTGTTTGCCACATCTAAAAGCTGTAAGACTAGCCTATATCTACTTTCAGACCCCTTTATCACGAATCCGTATATTGAGAAATCAACCCTGCTTTTGGTGCTTTCTTCCAGAATTTTGTTTTTATCAATCAGATTTGTGACTATGTCACTTGTCTGAAAGTCTCTTGACAAAATAAGTAGAGATGACCTTTTGATAGCATTTGCTACTGCATTACCAATGGTATCAAAACCCATTATGTCAAAGACTCCTATCTTCCATTTGGCAAAAGAAAGTTCTACAAAGAAGGTTAGAAATAGGGTAAAAGTCAAGACAGTTCTAAACCTTCTCATGACATAACCTCCTAGAACCTATACTTTAGAAAAAGTGACTCTGAGATAGAAACGTCGTGTGTAAATTTTATGTCTCTATTGTCAAGCAAATATCCACCCTTCCCAATAGACAAGGTAACTGCTTTTAATTCAAATCCCAGCAGGAAATTATCAAAAATTCCTGTTTCGATAGACAACACTATTCCTATGAATCTAGGAGATGTTGTTTCTAATACACTTTCATCAATGATCACATTTTCAGCTCCTATGTTTGCTGATAGGGTAAGGAAAGGAGTGAAGGAAATGATGTCATTCTTACTGAATTTTAGCTTTATATTAGGAAGAAGATAAATGTTTTCAAACCTGATCTTATCTATTTGCGAGTAGAGGTTGAGGGTATTATCATAGTTATGTATAGACCCTCTAATCTCTATAAAGTTACTTAGTTCAAAAACTATTCGTTCATATAACAATACCAAACCTACCATCATAAACCCTTTAAAGAGCCAGAATCCACCTACTAATTCAGTTTTTAGACTTAAGTCTGGATCTGGCTCAAAAGATGCTAAAAGTGATAGTGAAAAATACCTTGTATCTAAACTATAGCCTAAACCAAACATGTATTTGGTTGCGACATCAGGCTTTTGTGAAAACCAAGCTTCGTAAGAGTAAATGTTTGTCTGCCCCCCGCTGATGTTAGTTTCGAAAACCGTTTTATAAAAGCCTACCCAAGACTTGGTAGGTTCAACATAAAGTAACAAGCTGTGTCTAGGTTTTGTTTCCTCAAGGGGACTTACATAGTCTATTTCAACTATCTCCTTAAGTGTCTTCTCTGGTTCTTTTGGAGGAAAGATATCAATAATATTTGAAACTACTGTTTCAATATTTCCCTCAGTTAGTAAAATATTCGTTAGTAATCCCTTTGTTGTAAATATCTTCGCGATATTGTTACTCACCACTATAAGACCTGATAACTTGTTGTCATACATAAACTTCATCTTGTCTACTTCCTTGTCGATAGTTCCGAAGTAGTAGTAGAGGTTAAGTTTTCCAGAACTTGAGAGTTTTGCTTCAATTATCATTGACATAACTATATCTTTTTCATTCTCTGGGAGTACCGATATTGTTTGATTCTGGACACTAAAAGTGTGTGTGAGAAATAGGATATTTGTAAGGAATACGAAAAGTAGCTTTTTCATAGCAAATATTATAACTTGTTTTAGCGGATTTTGGTAAATAAATTCCGATTCCCATTAGGTGAGTAAGCAAGGTTCTAATTAGGTGTTTGCTAAGAGAAGTGTTTACTTAGTTCCGGCAGTGACTGTGAGAAAAGTAGAGAAAAGACTACCCTTGGTTGTAAGTTTTGGACTTTATTTTTGGTAAGTTTTTCTTGAATTAAGAAGTTTTATTATTTAATATTCAAAGCACTGGAGGTTTTTATGCTGAGGGGTTCAATGGTAGCGTTGATAACTCCTTTTAAAAGGGGAGGAGAAGTTGATTGGGAGACTTTGGAGTATTTGGTGGAGTTTCATCTTGAGAACAAGACTAATGTTATTGTGCCTTGTGGCACTACTGGTGAGTCTCCGACACTTTCTTACGAAGAGCATGTCAAAGTTGTAGATTTTGTTGTTAAGAAAGTTAGAGGTAGGGTGCCTGTGCTTGCAGGAACTGGTACAAATTCTACTCATGAGAGCATATACTTCACGAATGAGGCTAAGAAATCAGGAGCAGATGCAGCGCTGGTGATAGCACCGTACTACAACAAACCAACACAGAGAGGTTTGATTGAGCACTTTACCGCAATATCAAAGGAAACTGGTGGCTTCCCAATAGTAGCCTACAACGTTCCCAGTAGAACTGTAATAAACATTGAACCTATGACACTAGCAGAAATTGTGAAAAGAAATCCTAATGTCATTGGTGTGAAGGAGGCTTCAGGAAACATAAAGCAATGTATGGATATTTTAGAGTTTGTAGATAAACCTGACTTTTTGCTGATATCAGGAGACGATGGTATAAACCTTCCGATTCTAAAAATTGGTGGTGTAGGAGCAATATCTGTGACAGCTAACCTAGTTCCAAGGGATATGTCCGATATGATAAACTCCTATCTCAGCGGTGATGTAAAAAGAGCAGAAGAACTTGACAAAAAACTTCAAATACTCAACAGGGTGATGTTCCTTGAAACGAATCCTATACCAATAAAGAAGGCAATGGAATTGGTAGGTATAATTAAAGATGGAAGTCTTAGACTACCCCTGACTGAACTCTCAGAGCCCAATGTGCAAAAACTTAGGGAAGCATTAGTAAAGTACGGTTTGAAAGTCTCGCAATAGCTCTGCGAAAGCTAACCATATTCCTCCATTTTCAGCAGAGGAGCTTTAGTTTGATAAACTCTCATGCAACATCATCTTGAGCATAAAGTTAGTTATTCTTATAGATGGACTTATGTCCATTGGATCAATATAGATGAATTTAGCGTTTAATCCGAGCTTTTGAAGTTCGTTTGTTATAGCTTCAAAATTGTTGTCAGTTATTAATACAATGTCAGGTTTAAGCTTTAAAACCGTCTCAACAGAAGTTATGATAGTTTGATAACCACAGCAGAAAGAATCAGAAAGATTTATACCTCCTACTCTCCTTATAAGCTCAGCAACATAGCTATTTGAACTTGCGGTATATATAGTTGGATAAGAATACATGACAAAGAATCTTCTACCGCTAACATGCTTTCTTGCTCTCTCTGCCAGGCTATCAAAGAGATGCTCCAAATCTTTGATCTTCTTTCTGTTGGAATTAAAAGTTCCGGTGAGTGTGGAGATTTTCCTTGCCCAACTTATGATATCTGATAGACTTCTAAACTCTAATACGAATGCAGGAATGCCCTTGCTTCTAAGAAAGTCATAAACTTTAGTATCGCTAACCCTAAGCAAGAATACTATATCTGGATTAAGCTTAATTATTCCCTCCAGATCAACATCGTATAATCCTCCCAATTTTCTACTGTTATGTTCACAGTATCTTGTAGTGCCAACTATATTGCTACTCAGGTCCAAGAATTTAAGAATTTCGGTTATGCTGGGAGCTAGGGAAACAATCTTACGGTACTCTTTCTTCTCAAACTTTACTCCCAAGGAATCCTCTATCTCTACCTTTCCAAGCGCTTTAAGATTCAGTAAAATACTCAAAGCAATGAAAACCCATCTTATCTCTCTAGCTACCACATCCATCCTCTTTAGAAGAATTATAAAGAAGTTTATTTTAGTAGAGTCTAACTAGGGTTTGACTGCCCTATACATTTGTAAACAAGAGGATTGAGCAAGGAATTTCTCAGTAGCTCTTTGGGTTATCTTGAAAACTAAGATTTTAATAACTTTTTAACACGTAGATTTCTACTACATACTGTTGTATTAATGGCGGAGTAGAGGATTATTTAGGTGAGTGGATAAGGCTCTAAGTTGCAAAACTTTATTTCGTGCAAAGCCTATAGGTGCCTATTAAGAAGGGTATTTTTACCTAGTCCTGATAGGAGGTGAGAGAAAAGACATGTCTAATTGTTAGTTGTGGTTTATTGAATTTAGTTTTGCTAGGTTTCAAGCAAGCTTAGTTATGAAGTATAATTTTTCTCCTATGAGAATAGGGATAATAGGTAGTGGAAGTTGGGGTCTTGCTCTGTCTGTTGTGTTTTCGGAGAAGAATGATGTTAAGCTATGGGGGAGGAGGAAGGAGGTTATAGAATACATTAGGTGGAGGTATGAAAGTCCAGACTATCTTAGCGGGGTAATGCTTCCGCAGAGCGTGTATTACACAAACTCTCCGGAAGATCTTGAAGACAGGGAGGTAGTCTTTGTAGCAGTTCCTTCAAAATACTTTAGGGAAACTATAAGGCTTTTTAGAAGCTATTTGGCGGGTAAAGTTGTGATAAGTTGTACTAAGGGGATAGAGATTGAGAGTTTAAAATTTCCGACAGATATTGTGAGAGAGGAGGTTTCTGCTGAGGTTATTGGTGTGCTTTCGGGGCCTAGTCACGCAGAGGAAGTGTCTAGAAAGCTTCCATGTGCTATTACGCTTGTTATGAGTGATAAGGCTTTTGCTAGAACTGTTCAGCAAGCAATAAGCACTTCTTACTTTAGAGTTTATACATGGGATGATGTTGTAGGAACTGAACTTGCGGGAGCATACAAGAATGTCATAGCTATCTCTGCGGGTATTGTTGATGGAATTGGGCTAGGTAGCAATGCGAAAGCCTCTCTTATAACAAGAGGTCTTCATGAGATTGTCAGATTAGGCAAGATCTTAGGAGGTAAGGTTGAAACTTTCTATGGACTCTCAGGTGTGGGAGACTTGATAGTAACATGCAACAGTGGTTATAGCAGGAACAGAAATCTTGGTGAAATGATAGCAAGAGGTTTTAAGGCTAGCGATATTATAATGTCGTCCAAAATGGTGGCAGAAGGGTATTACACCACAATGGCTGTAAGAAGAATTTCACAAAAATACAATGTAGAGCTTCCTATCGCTAACGAGGTATATGAGGTAATCTACAACAACAAAAGCCCGATAACTTCCCTAAGGGATCTAATGGGAAGAGAACTGAAGGAGGAGTTTTACTTTTAGCATGAAGCGGAAGGTTTTCGTGAAGAAATATCCTCAGGAGTTTCTACCAACCTTGCACAATGCTATAGAATCCACCTTCAATGGGAAATTTGAGCAAAAACCTACGAGTAGTGACTACGAATTTTCCAGGTTTACAGCTCCACATTCTGTGCTGGTGTTGTATAAAAGTGGTAAAGTTGTCTTGATTCACAAAGGGATGGAGGAGGTTGAGGACTTTTTGATATCTTTTATACCTGAGAAAGAGTATGATGTAATGGTGGGGCTTGATGAAACAGGTAAGGGAGAGTTGTTTGGAAACATAGTATTGTGTGGTGTAAGGATAGAAAAACTTAAAGTAGAGATAGAAAAAGTAGTTTCCAGCTTTAACACAAAAAATAGGGTTTCTTTTGCAAGGTACGAAGAGCTATTTGAAACTCTCAAGAGGCTGGGTGTAAGATTTGTGGTAAAGGAGATAGAGCCCAATAAACTAAAGCCGAAGAAAATGAATCATCTTCTCTTTAAGGGATATCTTTCCATTCTTGAGGAGCTTGAGGTTGACCTAAGTAAAGGCAAGAGTGTGAGAATAGTTCTCGATGACTTTGGGGTTTCGCGTAAAATGTTGGAAACGCTTAGGAGTAAGTACTATTTTGCAGAGTTGGTGGTAAAGTATGGAGCTGATGATGAATATTTGGAGTGTAAGACTGCTTCCTTAGTTTCAAAATACTTTCGGGAAAAGCACATTGAAGAAATAAATAGGAAATATCTACTTGATGGGGTTGGTCCAGGAGATGGTAACTTGTCAGATCCGCATACAAAAGAGTGGCTTAGAAAGTGGGTTTTATTACACGGTTCCCTCCCCCCGTTTGTTAAAAAGTGGGAGAAAGTTTTACGATGGTTAGATGAGAAAAGATAATGGGAAGAGATCTCGCTGGTTTGCGTAGAGGTCAAGTTATATCTTATTTTAGATCTAACTTCTGGGGTTATGTTCCTTTTTTGGAAGCATGAAAACTAGAAGCTAAGGTTAACAAAAGCCCTGACAAATGGTGAAACAACACCTACTCCGGCAATTTCTTTTATTCCTAGGAATGGTAGGAGGTCAGCACCTGCACTAGGTGAGATTTCTGCTCCAATGCCAAAGTTTTTTATAGGCATAAAGTTTATCTGGGCACTGGCGGATAAAAACCAGTATACTCCACTTCCATAAGCCTGGGCAAAGCCTAATCCTACTCTACCAACTAAAGCCAAAGACAATGTCTCACCAAAGAGTCCAACACACCCAAATCCCTCAGGCCCTACTGTAAAAGCGCTTCTACTATCAAATGAGAATGTAATGGGTAAAGCAACTCCGAAATTAGCTACAGGCTTATCGCCAGATTTGAACCACTTTCTTACAAATGGATAGGCACTGTATCCATAGTTGTTATCATAGTTGCTATCTACATACATCAATAGACTTACTCCTGTATCAAGTTCATTCTCTTTGTTTATCCAAATACTGAATTCACCACTATAATTCTCCGGATAATATCCAATACTTGCGCTTATGAAAGCATTGTCTTTGTGGTAGTATTGTGAAATTGACGGAATCATTACAGCAACACAGTTCGAAAGAAATACGCAAGCTCCGACTAAGAGTATGATAAAAGATCTTTTCGCTCTCTTCATATTGCCCTCCTTGTATTAGATTACTACATCAAGGTCTAAAATTCAAGTAAATTGCCAAGAGTGGTGCAGACTTCCCAATATTTCCAGCTATTCCCTCAACACTACCTATTGATCCAGCAAAATTCACACCAAGTCCGATACTTAAGAAACTCGTTATGTTTAGATGTGCACTAAGTCCTATCCCTAACAGTATATAAGCTCCTCCACCTATGTCGCTTGCTATAAATCCTGCTCCAACTCTAGGGGAAAACCCAAGGGAAACTGTTTCATCAAAATATCCAACTGAACCAATAAGGTTTGGTCCAAAAAATGTTAAGTATATGTTCCTTTGTTCTCCGTTAGTGATGCTGATAAAGCGATTTAT is a window of Brevinematia bacterium DNA encoding:
- the dapA gene encoding 4-hydroxy-tetrahydrodipicolinate synthase, translating into MLRGSMVALITPFKRGGEVDWETLEYLVEFHLENKTNVIVPCGTTGESPTLSYEEHVKVVDFVVKKVRGRVPVLAGTGTNSTHESIYFTNEAKKSGADAALVIAPYYNKPTQRGLIEHFTAISKETGGFPIVAYNVPSRTVINIEPMTLAEIVKRNPNVIGVKEASGNIKQCMDILEFVDKPDFLLISGDDGINLPILKIGGVGAISVTANLVPRDMSDMINSYLSGDVKRAEELDKKLQILNRVMFLETNPIPIKKAMELVGIIKDGSLRLPLTELSEPNVQKLREALVKYGLKVSQ
- a CDS encoding helical backbone metal receptor, with protein sequence MDVVAREIRWVFIALSILLNLKALGKVEIEDSLGVKFEKKEYRKIVSLAPSITEILKFLDLSSNIVGTTRYCEHNSRKLGGLYDVDLEGIIKLNPDIVFLLRVSDTKVYDFLRSKGIPAFVLEFRSLSDIISWARKISTLTGTFNSNRKKIKDLEHLFDSLAERARKHVSGRRFFVMYSYPTIYTASSNSYVAELIRRVGGINLSDSFCCGYQTIITSVETVLKLKPDIVLITDNNFEAITNELQKLGLNAKFIYIDPMDISPSIRITNFMLKMMLHESLSN
- a CDS encoding NAD(P)H-dependent glycerol-3-phosphate dehydrogenase, which translates into the protein MRIGIIGSGSWGLALSVVFSEKNDVKLWGRRKEVIEYIRWRYESPDYLSGVMLPQSVYYTNSPEDLEDREVVFVAVPSKYFRETIRLFRSYLAGKVVISCTKGIEIESLKFPTDIVREEVSAEVIGVLSGPSHAEEVSRKLPCAITLVMSDKAFARTVQQAISTSYFRVYTWDDVVGTELAGAYKNVIAISAGIVDGIGLGSNAKASLITRGLHEIVRLGKILGGKVETFYGLSGVGDLIVTCNSGYSRNRNLGEMIARGFKASDIIMSSKMVAEGYYTTMAVRRISQKYNVELPIANEVYEVIYNNKSPITSLRDLMGRELKEEFYF